In the genome of Synchiropus splendidus isolate RoL2022-P1 chromosome 2, RoL_Sspl_1.0, whole genome shotgun sequence, the window TCTGGCAGCCTGGTGTTTAACAACCGCCATATAATGTTGTCACTCTTCATGCTCACTCTTTAACTGCTAGCATGTGACACTGACGATGCTTTGGctggtgctgactcagcagctgcaGTAACGTTGAATTGTGAGTTCATCTCTCAGGCGAGTAAAACGGATCAAATGGAGAAGTGTCACATTTGCATATCTGAATAACGcaagtcagcaaaaaaaaaaaaaaaatgtggcggCAGCATCAACTGAAGTGTTGTCAAGTCACATGATCTCGTGGTTTGTCTGGGCCCTTAGAAAAGACTCCTCCACAGCGAGAGTGAAACTGACGTTCCTCTGTGCTGCAGTGATCCTTGCCAAGTATGGGATGGACGGGAAGCGAGACACGCGGCCGCTGGAGAACAACTACCTGAAGGACCACGAGGTCAAAGAAGGAGACTCTTTTGACGACCCCAAACTGGACAAACTCTGGAACAAGGTTTGCAGTAGTTCCGTCTCATGCAGTGTACTGTGTGAGTAGAGAGGAGTCTTTTATGAAGGAGTAAAGTCCACCCACCTGGTGTTGGGTAACTGCAGGCTGGAGGGTTAAACCGCTAAAGCTCTCACTCACCAGCGCAGCTTTGACTCTGCTGCGTTATCCATCGACCTCCATCATCCACTAGCTAGCTTCCGTCTCCTCATATGCCTTTGTTATGTTATGTAATAATTATTTAGTAATGTTATGGAAACTCAGAGCTGCCAAACtcatagctatatatatatatatataaattatctTTGCGGTTAGCATGCAGTCCCAGGGAATATTTTTAATCCTGTTGACCCCCCTCTTCATACCTGCCACAAGTTTTCTGACAGAAGCCTTTTGACATTCAGGCCCAGACGTCTGGCAAGTTCTCCAGCGAGGAGCTGCTgagtttgaagagagagttccaGCACCACAAGGACAAGATCCACGAGTACAACATCCTCATGGACACAGTGAGCAGAACTGAAGGTGAGTCGTGGTGAAGTCTCGTCCGCTCTTGTCCATACTAATGTACGGAGTCCTTCAAGAAAGCTGCAGTGAGAAGGAGTACTTGTTGTTTTAGTTGGGAATAAATTTGCTAAGATATTGTGACATCAGTTTCAGGACACAGGCGTTCGGCTTCTTTAACATTGCGTGGTGTTTTGAGACTCAATGCCAGAGTGAGTTGGACATGACTCATTTCTCTGAAACCGTCTGTTGTATccactttgctgttgctgtatcCGGAGAGTGGAATTGTGTTGGTTCAGGTCGATTCTCTGACGGTCGTTGATGACAAGTTTCCTCAGAGGACCTGTTCTCCATCCTCAGCCGTCGTACCTTGTCATACTCTCAGTCAGGCTGACAAGCCCTGGCTGTGCCGGGGAGAGACACGGCACCTGACGCGGCTGACGCTCCGCAGCTGTTGCCTGTCAGCGCCGCGCATCACAACGTTTATCCCGAACGAGCCCCGGGCGTCTTTCTGCCTGTCTGATAATGTTAAATATGAAGCCACTCAGTTGGACCTGCAGgatcttcttctctgcctcccAACTTCTCCCTGTTGTCTCCTGAAAGAAAAGATCCCAAGGTTGTTCTGTTTCTGCTGACTCCGCCTCCCGGTCAGCCATCTTGTTTCTCGCAACAGAAATCCACAAGAACGTGATCTCGCCCGTGGAGGGCGACACCAAAGAGCACACGCTGCCGCAGAAGCACACCGAGCTCAAGCAGAAGATGAGGGACCTGAATCACGGCTTCGAGCGGCTACGCAAGATCAGCCACGAAGGGTTCGGCGAAGACAGCGGTGAGAGAAAAAACACCCTCCGTTTAAGTGTATTTATGACAACACGTCCTTCTGTTTGTAACTGCTGAGGACGGGCTTGTTCACTAGACAGCAGCCAAACCGGTCTAATCCAGCAGTGCTTTGTTTCAGCGGACAAGAGTGTTTTAGAAAACCGCTGAGCCGCTGGGTTTGGGCCTCATTCACTTCAGTGTTATCTCAATAGAGAAAAGCTTTAGAGAGTCTGGACGAATCTGCTTGTAGACTCAAGGCCAAACACTTTCGTAAGAGATGTCGGGTCGGCCTGAAAACAGCTTGTTCAATGGCGGAGCTGCAGCGTGCGAAGGATAATGTTAGTCTCCTTTTGGGAACCTTTACGATCGCTGCTGGTCGAACAGCCCATAATAAGCCGTGTCTGTTTTGAAAAGTGCAGTCTCTCAGTGTGATAGTTGTGACTTTTAGTTCTCCTTTTTGAGGATAACAACGCTGTCTGAGCCACTTTTGGTTACATAAAACCCTCCAAAACTTCTACAGCTTTATCTTCTATTAGTCAGAGTGACACCTCAGCAGAATTCAGTGGAGGGAAGTATTTGAGTGCCATATCGAAGGATGGATGAGGAAGTGGTGTAAGGGTTGTGGGAGACAAGTGTGATGTAGGGGAGAGATTTCGGGGATTTAAAAAGGGTCTCAATGGACCgtgatgtttgcggatgatatagtgatctgcaGTGGGAGGTTGAGGGTCACGTGTGTGGGATCAATCGTCGGCCAGTTaaaggaaggaggagggggaagTGCAGGCAGATCTGCTTCTTCTTGAAAGTCTGTGAGATGCTTCAGGTTTGTCCAGTGCATGGTCAACATGAGAGTTTGAGTCGTGACTGCATTTGCCGCGACTGACGGTGACGGTGTCATTGTAGACTTCCGGGAGCCTCGTGTGATCGAACTGTGGGAGGCGGCGAAGAAGTCCAACCTGAGTGAGGACGAGCTGGACTCCCTGAAGGTAGCCTTTTTGAATGAATTCAAGtctcatttgttgttgtgtttttgagtcGTTTCAAGCCAAAATTTCCCGCTGTCCACCGCGACCTCTCTGGCTATaggtttccatttttttgtggGGCAATATTTGACTGGTTACGTGAAAGTGAGAACCATCAGGTCTGAGTGTCAGTAGCagacttttctctctttttttcttgtctgcCTTTCAAATAGAACTCATCCTTCATAATGAGTCATACCTTTTATTTACTTGGAAGTTTTgtgagttattattattattattatttgtaagtCTTTATAGTGTTTGATATCATTATCTTGTGTGTCAAAGCTTCGACTACTTTCCGTCTTGAACTAAAGTTTGATTCAACGTCATGAGTTTGGCTGCCAAAAATTTGCTTGTAAAATGTTTTACGATAAGATTTTTTTCCAAGGACGGACATTGGACATTTCAATTTTGAAAGGAAAGTGAATTTAAAAACCAGCACGAGCACAATGGCGCCCTGGCGCACGTGTTTCTGGTGGATTTCGGTCCGTGACCTTTTCACTCGCGTCACCACTGGAGGTGCAGCTGTGCATGTAATTGGAGGTTAGATCCACTGACACGTTCACCGCTTCACTTCAGGAGGAGCTGCGTCACTTTGAGACCAAAGTGGAGAAGCACAGTCATTacaaggagcagctggagctgtcGCACCAGAAGCTGCAGCACGTGGAGTCACTGGGAGACAAGGACCACATCAGGAGGAACCAGGAGAAGTACAACAGCCTTGCGGAGAAGACCCGGGAGATGGGCTACAAGGTGAAGACCACCACCACCAGTCAGGAGCTCAGTGTGTATTGTGTTGCGGGAGGGTTTCCTCAGAaatctggcttctttcttcacaAATGCTCGCGGGGAACTGGAAGTGACACGCGACTCTTTCTGCCTTTCAGATGAAGAAACATCTGCAGGATCTGAACAACAAGATCTCACGTGGCCTGGTCCACAACGAACTCTGAAGGAGGGATGTTGAAAGATGCACCTGATGAACTCACAACCAACCATTTTCTACATTTTTGCTCTTGATTTTTATAAGGAAAGAACAATCGATGCACTTGAAGTGATTCACAGACTGGTTGACACGTGGTCTGGTCCAGGTAGGTTTATTTGGAAAACTCACGGTTGGAAAAATGTCAGCTCTTgtacaacacaaataaaaatgttttctgtagTTCATGTTGACGACTGTACAGGAGGAATTGAGTCGTGGAGCTGGTGACAAATGATTTGACAAACACTCTTGTTCAACAGCACAAACTTcaaagataagtaaagtgtataTAGAGTAGCAGCTACTGACAAACATCCAACTGTGCTTctaacatttttaataaagttgGTGACCACAAGTGCTGTAGCGTCACATCCTCTCTGTTGCTGGTGCTTTTCGATGGTCCACTCCAGTCTAAGATTTTGGCCGTAGTGAAACTTCAATTCTCCACCATGAATCACTATGGtgcatcatgaagcttcatggcTCACtttcagagagagaggggaaaccTCACTCAGTGAGCTCTGAACAGCAtcgtgcttcatgaagcttcaaccCTTCATTTGTGTCACtacgaattaaaaaaaaatagatgcggtatcatgaaacagtacctACCACTAGATGGCCCTCTTGGTTTGGAGATGctgtcaggtttcattgaattagttgtccaaacattttacagcagacagcgccacctggtggcctctgaaatctGGATACTGTATTCATGAAAtctactcttcaatactgtgtcatgaaacctcttctactCATCACTAACTCTatcaaccatttcaatgaaacctcacaatattTCTgaagtgagagcgccacctactgagctctgaaactgagGACCCGTCACGTCACCACCTGttctgctggaggaggtttgctTGTAGTGGAGTTTCACTACATTAGCTACCTGTAATGTGGCTGACTGGAGGACATGACCTCTCTTTGCTTGGTACGAGACACATGCTAGAGACAACAATGCACCTGCAGAAAAGCAAATAATGACGTCTTAAAACTTTGTAGCATTGCGACGGTGACCGGTGGTCAGaggcctggtgctgctgctgctgaacttCACAGCACAGCACTGATGAATCTCAGCTGCCACTCCTGCTAAAACATGAACTCCTCAAACTGGCACTCAAGTTGAAAAAGGCCGGTAATAGAAGGAAATAGAAAGGCGAGAATATTGAGATTTCCTCCATCGCTCAGTCGCCAGCCTCTCACGGTGACATTGATTTCCGTCAGGAGTAATGTATCCATGAGGCTCCATCACGCTCTGCAGCACAGGCCCGGGACTGTGGCGCTTTCAGTCCGAGTACAGAGGGCGCTGATGGCAAATAATCAGGGTCTAATAAGAGCTGATTGTGAAGTGTCGGCGCGAGACGGAGGCCGTGATCTCATTGCGCCGCCATCTCTGGTGATGAATGGCGCTGCCTCTCCAAACGTGGGCTGGCGGAGGTGTAAATAAAGCCCCTGTGGGGAAAGTCCGGCCGCACTTGTGGCTGAAATTACATTTGAAACTCAATGTGATTTGTTTAAGGACGGGAGAGTTTCTAACCAATGACGTCGCGGCGATTCAATTACAAACGCAGCGACAATCAATCTCCGCTGATTTCACGCATGAAACTTCAAACTTCCAAACACGGCGCTTTTGTCCACATCGGAACGAATTAAATAACTGAAGAAATGAGTATTTTGTCGTTCAGCTGAAACCATGAGGGCTGTGCAGACATGACCCGGCTCTGGGACTTTT includes:
- the LOC128754183 gene encoding alpha-2-macroglobulin receptor-associated protein-like, coding for MKLQCLLLLSCLRVCVLAGKYSREVNEPKPSSDEKAVEFRIAKVNQVWEKAKRMQLAPVRLAELHSDLKIQEKDELQWKKMKVEGLDNNGEKEAQLRRNFNVILAKYGMDGKRDTRPLENNYLKDHEVKEGDSFDDPKLDKLWNKAQTSGKFSSEELLSLKREFQHHKDKIHEYNILMDTVSRTEEIHKNVISPVEGDTKEHTLPQKHTELKQKMRDLNHGFERLRKISHEGFGEDSDFREPRVIELWEAAKKSNLSEDELDSLKEELRHFETKVEKHSHYKEQLELSHQKLQHVESLGDKDHIRRNQEKYNSLAEKTREMGYKMKKHLQDLNNKISRGLVHNEL